In Opitutales bacterium, the DNA window CTCGGTCTCAATTGGTCGCAGGGATGCTAACGTTTACGCTGCTTTTCCTCATCATCGTCTTGGCCAACCTATTGAACAACATTCCTCTAGATCTGGAGAACAGCGGATTTACCCAGCTTTTGAACGAGCCCTTGGCTTATCTAAGAATCACCCAGCACCTGGAGGATTTTTCCAGAGGCATCTTCGATTCACGCCCTGTTTTTTACTACAGTAGCATGTCTGCTTTGCTCTTGGCCCTGGCATCCATCAACGTCGAGGCAAGAGCTTAAACGATCATGTCAGGCATCACCACATTTACCTGGGTAAAACGCATCAAGTTGGTCAATCGCTGGCTTCAGGGCATATTGGCGACCGCGTTTATTGTCGGGCTCAATTTCTTGGCTTCCGAAGCTTATTGGCGCAGTGACCTCACCATGAACGCGCGGTATTCTCTATCTCCGGAGAGCGCTGCCTTGGTCAAGGCTCTGGCAACTCCGGTCGAAGTCATCGTCACGCTCACGGAGCAGGCAGATGAGAATATTTATAATGATGTGCGTAGGATGCTGGACGAGTATGCGCAAACCAGCCAAGCCGAGGGTGATGGGAGTCTGTCGGTCGAGTATGTTGATATATACCGTCAGCGGGCCCGAGCTCAGGAGCTCGTCAGCCTGCATGGTCTCGACTCGGAGAATGCTATACTTTTCGTGAGTGGGGAGCGTCGCCGTCGGATTGATCACAGTAAGCTCTACGAGGTGAATGAGGAGGGAGAAATCACCGGATTTAATGGTGAAGAAGTCTTCACAGCTGCCTTGTCCGAAGTGTCACGCGAAACACAGCCCAAACTCTATTTTCTTGTGGGGCACGGCGAGATGAGCTTGGACCAGATCGACCCCGCACGTGGGCTCTCTCGATTAAAACAGTATCTGCTCGAACGCGGGTTCGAGCTGGCGGCGCTCGATATTTCAACAGTCAGTTCGATTCCAGGGGATGCCGATGCCGTGGTATCCGTGGGTGCTCAGGCACCGATTTCTGGGCGTGCTGCCGAAGTATTGCGTGCTTACCTGGAGGATCAGGGTTGTTTGATCGTTTTTCTCACGCCGTACCTGACGCACGGCTTTGATGGGCTGTTTTATGATTGGGGAGTGTTGGCGGACGACCGCATTATTGTGGAGCGGAACCCTCAGGCGAAGATCTCGGGAGGGGACAGCCTCATCCGCAGGTTCTCCCCAGATCATCCGATTTCGAGTTTCCTAATTGAGTATCAACTCTCAATTCTGACGGGATCCACCCGACCGGTGCGGCCTCATCCGGGTGCACCCATGGATGATAGCTTGAGTGTTCAAGCTATTATGGCTTCGTCTGACCAAAGTTGGGGAGAACGGTCGACCCAGGCTACGGATCCAGAGTTTGATCCTCGGGTGGACCTTGCCGGACCGGTGCCCTTGGCTTGCATCGCTGAGCGTGTGGTGGGTTCAGATCTCGGTCTTTCACTGACTGGTGGTCGGCTAGCAGTCTTTGGTAACGCTGACATGTTGGCCAACGGGCGCCTAGATGCATACGGGAACCGTGTGTTAATGAGCAACGTCTTCAATTGGGCTGTGGAGCGCAACGAGCTCCTATCGATCCCGCCACGGCCTATCCAGGAATACAAACTCGTGATTGCAGATCCCGACTTAAGCAGTCTCTTGCTCTGGTTCATGATCGTTCCTGGAACGGTTGGCCTCTTTGGGGTATCTATCTTAAGCCTGCGCCGATTCTAAGTCCTCATGCGTCTCAAGCTCACAGTCGTTCTCTTTATAGCCAATTTGTTGGTGTTTGGTCTAATCATCTATCGAGATGCAGCAAGCAGCGGATCGTCGGATAATACCACGCGCGGAATTGTGGGGCCTGAGGTGCAGGATGCGGTTGGCCTAACGCTTGCCGCACGGGGTGAAGATGGTCTCATTCAGTCGCGCCGTTCTTTTTCCCTGGATGGAGACCAGTGGGTCCTGACTGAACCTTTAGACTGGCCGGCGCGGCGCGATGCTGTGGAACGCATTCTGGCTCAGCTACAGTTTGTTCAGCCTGAGATTCAGTTTGATCTCGATGAAATTGAGCGCGCCGGTAAGACGCTTGCCGACTATGGGTTAGAACCTGCACGCATCGAGCTGGGGATTGAACTCCCGGACGGAGAGACCTTAGCCGTTAAGGTGGGTGCGCCGACTGAGATCGGTGATCGCGTCTACGTCTTGGGGACGGATCAGAGGACCGTGCATGTGACTTCGAGGAGCTTGTTATCGAGTCTGGTAGTCGATCTTGAATCACTGCGCGATGCCCGGATTTTCCGCATTCCAGATTACGAAGTGAGACAGTTGGTGATGCGTGTCACAACGAATGGGGACCTTACCGTACGGCTGGCGCGCCAACAGACTCTGTGGAAATTTGAGGCACCGATCGAAGTCGATGCCGACCGGGGTATGGTTGAAAATACTCTCCAACAGCTGAATACCCTCGAAGCCATCCGCTTTCTGGATGCGGGCGAGGTCGCCGGATCTGCGACAATTGTGGACCCCCTCTTACGTATTACATTAGAAGGCAGTCGGGGTCGGGAAACGCTCATTTTAGGTGAGCCACCCAATGGCAAAACAGGCGTATATCTAGGACAACGTGCAGATCGCGATAGCCTCTTTCTCGTTCCCTCGGAGCCTTTTGATACATTACTCACTGCTCAGAGGGCTCTGCGGGATCGCGACTTCCTGCAGGTCGATCTAGAAGCGGTTACGGGTGTGACCCTTGAGCGCGAAGGGAATGTTTCACTCCGCCGCTTAGAGAATGGCTTGTGGCAGGTTTTGGACTCGGCGGGAGGTGAGGGGATAATCCCTTATGATGCAGATCTGCC includes these proteins:
- a CDS encoding GldG family protein, which produces MSGITTFTWVKRIKLVNRWLQGILATAFIVGLNFLASEAYWRSDLTMNARYSLSPESAALVKALATPVEVIVTLTEQADENIYNDVRRMLDEYAQTSQAEGDGSLSVEYVDIYRQRARAQELVSLHGLDSENAILFVSGERRRRIDHSKLYEVNEEGEITGFNGEEVFTAALSEVSRETQPKLYFLVGHGEMSLDQIDPARGLSRLKQYLLERGFELAALDISTVSSIPGDADAVVSVGAQAPISGRAAEVLRAYLEDQGCLIVFLTPYLTHGFDGLFYDWGVLADDRIIVERNPQAKISGGDSLIRRFSPDHPISSFLIEYQLSILTGSTRPVRPHPGAPMDDSLSVQAIMASSDQSWGERSTQATDPEFDPRVDLAGPVPLACIAERVVGSDLGLSLTGGRLAVFGNADMLANGRLDAYGNRVLMSNVFNWAVERNELLSIPPRPIQEYKLVIADPDLSSLLLWFMIVPGTVGLFGVSILSLRRF
- a CDS encoding DUF4340 domain-containing protein is translated as MRLKLTVVLFIANLLVFGLIIYRDAASSGSSDNTTRGIVGPEVQDAVGLTLAARGEDGLIQSRRSFSLDGDQWVLTEPLDWPARRDAVERILAQLQFVQPEIQFDLDEIERAGKTLADYGLEPARIELGIELPDGETLAVKVGAPTEIGDRVYVLGTDQRTVHVTSRSLLSSLVVDLESLRDARIFRIPDYEVRQLVMRVTTNGDLTVRLARQQTLWKFEAPIEVDADRGMVENTLQQLNTLEAIRFLDAGEVAGSATIVDPLLRITLEGSRGRETLILGEPPNGKTGVYLGQRADRDSLFLVPSEPFDTLLTAQRALRDRDFLQVDLEAVTGVTLEREGNVSLRRLENGLWQVLDSAGGEGIIPYDADLPTVARLMGSLSGVRAIEFVSDVPTESDLDRFGLVPPVWEILIEQGDAAPITFLVGKEGLLLDGTPIVYGKRADEPFVYALPRQVTAPWILDPLYYRNRVIQSLSPQIQISALRVERLIEGEAEVLLSEQIDPLTETWPIHIENWPTDVQGPFFDLIEMLGRVEVSRFLDDSFEMDGVSVEDGVEPWSLKLTYTLALPTDQDAFRLEDRSLFFTRRLSGSFQAGGSPWLDAVFQVSPDMIDALHQLFFERKPSELYRPPAVEGVPVTSEETSQPEELGAPDADNSALE